From the genome of Paraburkholderia flava, one region includes:
- the gabD gene encoding NADP-dependent succinate-semialdehyde dehydrogenase — protein MTAPTLNDASLFRQKAYVAGQWVASDDEKTFDVNNPATGEIVGSVPKMGQQETRRAIEAANAAWPAWRAKTAKERGKILRTWSDLMLQHADDLALLLTIEQGKPLAEAKGEIQYAASFFEWFGEEAKRVNGDTIPTPANDRRIVVTKEPIGVCAAITPWNFPAAMITRKVGPALAAGCPIVVKPAEATPFSALALAVLAERAGVPPGVFSVVTGDPRAIGAEMTGNPTVRKLSFTGSTPVGRLLMEQCAPTVKKVSLELGGNAPFIVFDDADLDAAVAGAIASKYRNSGQTCVCTNRFYVHDKVYDAFAEKLSAAVGQLKVGRGTDAGVTQGPLINEAAVLKVEAHIEDALAKGARVVSGGHRHALGHGFFEPTILADVTPAMKVSRDETFGPLAPLFRFSSDDEVVKLANDTEFGLAAYFYSRDIGRVWRVAEALEYGMVGINTGLISNEVAPFGGVKQSGLGREGSQYGIDDYVVIKYLCMGGI, from the coding sequence ATGACCGCACCGACACTCAACGACGCCTCCCTCTTCAGACAGAAGGCCTACGTGGCCGGCCAGTGGGTTGCGTCCGACGACGAAAAAACCTTCGACGTGAACAACCCCGCGACCGGCGAGATCGTCGGCAGCGTGCCGAAGATGGGCCAGCAGGAAACCCGTCGCGCGATCGAAGCGGCGAACGCCGCATGGCCCGCGTGGCGCGCGAAGACCGCGAAGGAACGCGGCAAGATTCTGCGCACGTGGTCCGATCTGATGCTGCAGCACGCAGACGATCTCGCGCTGCTGCTGACGATCGAACAAGGCAAGCCGCTCGCCGAAGCGAAGGGCGAGATTCAGTACGCGGCATCGTTCTTCGAATGGTTCGGCGAGGAAGCGAAGCGCGTGAACGGCGACACGATTCCGACGCCCGCGAACGATCGTCGCATCGTCGTGACGAAAGAGCCGATCGGCGTATGCGCGGCGATCACGCCGTGGAATTTTCCGGCGGCGATGATCACGCGCAAGGTCGGACCCGCGCTCGCGGCTGGTTGCCCGATCGTCGTGAAGCCCGCTGAAGCGACGCCGTTCTCGGCGCTCGCGCTCGCGGTGCTCGCCGAGCGCGCGGGCGTGCCGCCCGGCGTGTTCAGCGTGGTGACCGGCGATCCGCGCGCAATCGGCGCGGAAATGACCGGCAACCCGACCGTGCGCAAGCTGTCGTTCACCGGCTCGACGCCGGTGGGTCGTCTGTTGATGGAGCAATGCGCGCCGACCGTGAAGAAGGTCTCGCTCGAACTCGGCGGCAACGCACCGTTCATCGTGTTCGACGATGCCGATCTCGATGCGGCGGTAGCAGGCGCAATCGCGTCGAAGTATCGCAACAGCGGACAGACCTGCGTGTGCACGAACCGCTTCTACGTACACGACAAGGTGTACGACGCGTTTGCGGAGAAACTGAGCGCGGCCGTCGGACAGTTGAAGGTCGGACGCGGCACGGACGCAGGCGTCACGCAGGGGCCGCTGATCAACGAAGCCGCCGTGCTGAAGGTCGAAGCGCACATCGAAGACGCGCTCGCGAAAGGCGCGCGCGTCGTGTCGGGCGGTCATCGTCATGCGCTCGGCCACGGCTTCTTTGAACCGACGATCCTCGCCGACGTCACGCCCGCGATGAAAGTCTCGCGCGACGAAACCTTCGGGCCGCTCGCACCGCTGTTCCGCTTCTCGTCCGACGACGAAGTGGTCAAGCTCGCGAACGACACCGAATTCGGACTCGCCGCGTACTTCTACAGTCGCGATATCGGCCGCGTGTGGCGCGTCGCTGAAGCGCTCGAGTACGGGATGGTCGGCATCAACACCGGACTGATCTCGAACGAGGTCGCGCCGTTCGGCGGCGTCAAGCAGTCGGGGCTCGGGCGCGAAGGGTCGCAGTATGGGATCGACGATTACGTCGTGATCAAGTATCTGTGCATGGGCGGGATTTAA